From a region of the Phycisphaerae bacterium genome:
- a CDS encoding IS630 family transposase, with product MRIDGRTLTHEASEAIRKMAVRRVQEGERPGEVMKSYGLCRTVIYKWLRAARRGGEAALASRRGTGRPDKLTARQKQQVRRWICGQNPRQYGFDFGLWTRKIVAALIAQRMKVQLSVTSVGRLLAELDITPQKPLRQAYERDPVAIEKWKRAEYPALEKRARRCGADIFFLDEGGLRSDAPLQRTWGARGHTPVVATSGQRQAVNAISAVNLLGAFWYNVYTGRLNAPQFVLFLKDFLRHRRRPVFLVVDRHPAHIAKVVAQFVQSLGGRLELHFLPGYAPDLNPDEFVWNHLRQKGVSKTPLQQNESLHARVEVDLAAIHADPPMVRSFFRAPSVASIID from the coding sequence ATGAGAATCGACGGCCGTACCTTGACGCATGAGGCGAGTGAAGCGATTCGGAAGATGGCGGTGCGCCGGGTGCAGGAAGGCGAACGCCCCGGTGAAGTCATGAAGAGCTACGGGCTGTGCCGCACCGTGATCTACAAATGGCTGCGAGCCGCCCGACGCGGCGGCGAAGCCGCACTGGCTTCGCGCCGGGGTACCGGCCGGCCGGACAAGCTGACCGCCCGCCAAAAGCAACAGGTGCGGCGCTGGATCTGTGGCCAGAACCCGCGGCAGTACGGCTTTGACTTCGGCCTATGGACGCGCAAGATCGTCGCGGCGCTGATCGCGCAGCGGATGAAGGTGCAGTTGAGTGTCACGTCGGTGGGGCGCCTGCTGGCCGAGTTGGACATCACCCCGCAGAAACCGCTGCGGCAGGCCTACGAACGCGACCCGGTGGCGATCGAGAAATGGAAGCGCGCGGAATACCCGGCCCTCGAAAAACGCGCCCGCCGCTGCGGCGCCGATATCTTCTTTCTCGACGAGGGCGGCCTCCGCTCCGATGCGCCGCTGCAGCGCACGTGGGGCGCGCGGGGCCATACACCGGTGGTTGCGACCAGCGGCCAGCGCCAGGCGGTGAACGCTATCTCGGCCGTGAACCTGCTCGGCGCATTCTGGTACAATGTCTATACCGGTCGCCTGAACGCTCCGCAGTTCGTCCTGTTCCTTAAGGACTTTCTGCGTCATCGTCGGCGGCCGGTGTTTCTGGTGGTGGACCGGCATCCGGCGCACATTGCAAAAGTGGTGGCCCAGTTCGTGCAGTCGCTGGGTGGCCGCCTGGAACTGCATTTCCTCCCGGGCTACGCGCCGGATCTCAACCCGGACGAATTCGTTTGGAACCATCTGCGTCAAAAGGGCGTCTCCAAAACGCCGCTCCAGCAGAATGAGTCCCTGCATGCTCGCGTCGAGGTGGACCTCGCCGCGATCCACGCCGACCCGCCCATGGTTCGTTCCTTCTTTCGCGCTCCGAGTGTCGCCTCTATTATCGACTAA
- the istA gene encoding IS21 family transposase, which produces MANRLKMAKIHSIQTLRAQGWSQRRIARALDVDRETVARYVRAAAGPQNQPNPPTGSEGPRDPPGAGQNPPNLPAGSGGWEDTPSGVTAGSEGGAGGQNQPNLPLGSSGPVSQCEPFRELIRGALERGLSAQRIWQDLQSEQGFTGRYDSVKRFCRRLQRGQPLPFRRIEVAPGDEAQVDFGRGAPLVRPDGKRKYPHAFRIILSYSRKGYADTVARQTTENLIRALENAFWHFGGVPKTLVIDNLKAAVTQADWFDPELNPKLQAFAAHYGTVILPTKPYTPRHNAYSESLNSRLRDELLNRELFTSVLEAKVITEDYRQEYNQRRPHSALGYQTPAVFAGRC; this is translated from the coding sequence ATGGCGAATCGGCTCAAGATGGCCAAGATTCACTCCATTCAGACGTTACGGGCGCAGGGCTGGTCGCAGCGGCGGATCGCGCGGGCGCTCGACGTAGACCGGGAGACGGTCGCCCGCTACGTCCGCGCCGCGGCGGGCCCGCAAAACCAGCCAAACCCGCCCACCGGGTCGGAGGGGCCGCGTGACCCGCCTGGCGCCGGTCAAAACCCGCCAAACCTGCCCGCCGGGTCAGGCGGGTGGGAGGATACGCCGAGCGGCGTGACGGCCGGGTCGGAAGGCGGCGCCGGCGGTCAAAACCAGCCCAACCTGCCCCTCGGGTCCAGCGGTCCGGTCAGCCAGTGTGAGCCGTTCCGGGAGCTGATCCGCGGGGCGTTGGAGCGCGGGCTCTCGGCGCAGCGGATCTGGCAGGACCTGCAGAGCGAGCAGGGCTTCACCGGCCGCTACGACAGCGTCAAGCGCTTCTGCCGGCGGCTCCAGCGGGGTCAGCCGCTGCCGTTCCGCCGGATCGAGGTCGCGCCCGGCGACGAGGCGCAGGTGGACTTCGGCCGGGGCGCGCCGTTGGTGCGGCCGGATGGCAAGCGGAAGTACCCTCACGCCTTCCGGATCATCCTGAGCTACTCGCGCAAGGGCTACGCCGACACCGTCGCGCGGCAGACGACGGAGAATCTCATCCGGGCGCTGGAGAACGCCTTCTGGCACTTCGGCGGCGTGCCGAAGACGCTGGTCATCGACAACCTGAAGGCCGCGGTGACCCAGGCCGACTGGTTCGACCCCGAGCTCAACCCGAAGCTGCAGGCCTTTGCTGCGCACTACGGCACGGTGATCCTGCCGACCAAGCCGTACACGCCCCGGCACAATGCGTACAGCGAGTCGCTCAACAGCCGGCTGCGCGACGAGCTACTGAACCGCGAGCTGTTCACCAGTGTCTTGGAAGCGAAGGTGATTACGGAGGACTACCGGCAGGAGTACAATCAGCGGCGACCCCACAGCGCCTTGGGCTATCAGACGCCGGCGGTGTTCGCCGGCCGATGCTGA
- a CDS encoding heparinase II/III family protein gives MAVAKPPPQARVDEIAALLDARPAGLGPMCADRRTWDALWQHPAYQAVVQAAERLRTEPLPEQPDELFLDFSRTGKRRPWERVASARRGRVKTLVLAECLEDRGRFVPALEQLVAVLCAEPTWVYPAHDPRLVNFRGERVDIDLGSSYVAGELALTRYLLGDKLGESTRTLIDATVRTRVLEPFRDMVLERRDANWWLTGTNNWNSVCLAGVTHAALALLEDRAERAFFVAAVEQYSRYFLQGFTADGYCSEGLSYWNYGFSRYATLAEAIRQATRGELNLLAVEAARLPAQFGSRVEILGDVYPTFADCPMNTKPDRTLVGYIDRTLGTGRPAGAERLTDPARGSLAEVLAFTDWHSTPSSAPTSRPAEPRPLRTWFAEAGVLIARPAADGAGRMGAAIKGGHNAEHHNHNDVGTFIVVVDDRPVLVDPGTEVYTARTFSDRRYDSKVLNSFGHPVPRVANTLQRTGREARGDVLKTDFTARQDTLVLDLRSAYAVPTLQRLEREFRYERGDVERLVVTDTVAFSGPEQFEIALVTFGEWSHVAPDRLRVEDDGRAVEVELLADGLALEITGAEINEDVRINRQPRRIAVRIAQPVPAARLTLRISPAARQNKP, from the coding sequence GTGGCCGTCGCCAAGCCGCCGCCGCAGGCGCGCGTCGACGAAATCGCGGCGCTGTTGGATGCGCGACCCGCCGGCCTGGGGCCAATGTGCGCGGACCGGCGTACGTGGGATGCCCTGTGGCAGCACCCGGCGTACCAGGCCGTGGTCCAGGCCGCGGAGCGTTTGCGCACTGAGCCGCTGCCGGAGCAGCCAGACGAATTGTTCCTGGACTTCTCGCGCACGGGTAAGCGCCGGCCGTGGGAGCGCGTGGCGTCCGCGCGGCGCGGTCGTGTCAAGACGCTGGTGCTGGCCGAGTGTCTGGAAGACAGGGGCCGGTTCGTGCCGGCGCTTGAGCAACTTGTGGCGGTGCTGTGCGCCGAGCCGACCTGGGTCTACCCGGCGCATGATCCGCGTCTGGTGAACTTCCGCGGCGAGCGCGTCGACATCGATCTGGGATCGTCGTACGTCGCGGGCGAATTGGCGCTGACCCGGTATCTGCTTGGTGACAAGCTCGGCGAGTCGACGCGGACGTTGATTGACGCCACGGTGCGCACGCGCGTGCTCGAGCCGTTCCGGGACATGGTGCTCGAGCGGCGCGACGCCAACTGGTGGCTCACGGGCACGAACAACTGGAACTCGGTTTGCCTGGCGGGGGTTACGCACGCGGCGCTGGCCCTCCTCGAAGACCGCGCTGAGCGTGCGTTCTTCGTCGCGGCCGTCGAGCAATATTCGCGTTACTTCCTGCAGGGCTTCACCGCCGACGGGTACTGCTCGGAGGGCCTGAGCTACTGGAACTACGGGTTCAGCCGCTACGCCACGCTGGCCGAGGCCATCCGGCAGGCTACGCGTGGCGAGTTGAACCTGTTGGCCGTCGAGGCGGCGCGCCTCCCAGCGCAGTTCGGCAGCCGCGTCGAGATCCTTGGCGATGTTTATCCGACGTTCGCGGACTGCCCCATGAACACGAAGCCGGATCGCACGCTTGTCGGCTACATCGACCGGACACTGGGCACGGGACGTCCGGCCGGGGCGGAGCGTTTGACCGACCCGGCGCGCGGCAGCCTGGCCGAAGTGCTGGCGTTCACCGACTGGCATAGCACGCCGAGTTCCGCGCCAACGTCGCGACCCGCGGAGCCCCGCCCGCTACGCACCTGGTTTGCGGAGGCAGGCGTGCTGATCGCGCGGCCGGCCGCAGACGGGGCGGGGCGCATGGGTGCCGCGATCAAGGGCGGGCACAACGCCGAGCACCACAACCATAACGATGTGGGCACGTTCATCGTGGTGGTCGACGATCGCCCGGTGCTGGTCGACCCGGGCACCGAGGTTTACACGGCGCGGACCTTCAGCGACCGCCGCTACGACAGCAAGGTGCTGAACTCCTTCGGACATCCGGTCCCGCGCGTCGCGAACACGCTGCAACGCACAGGCCGCGAGGCACGTGGCGACGTGCTCAAGACGGACTTCACCGCGCGGCAGGACACGCTCGTGCTTGACCTGCGGTCAGCCTACGCGGTGCCGACCCTGCAGCGACTCGAACGCGAATTCCGGTACGAGCGCGGCGACGTGGAGCGCCTCGTGGTGACCGACACCGTGGCCTTCTCCGGGCCGGAGCAGTTCGAGATTGCGCTCGTGACCTTTGGCGAGTGGAGTCACGTCGCACCCGATCGGCTGCGCGTCGAGGACGACGGGCGCGCCGTCGAGGTCGAACTGCTGGCCGACGGACTCGCGCTGGAGATTACCGGCGCGGAGATCAACGAAGATGTGCGAATCAACCGGCAGCCGAGGCGGATCGCCGTTCGGATCGCTCAGCCGGTGCCGGCTGCGCGACTGACGCTGCGCATCAGCCCGGCCGCGCGTCAGAACAAGCCTTAA